The genome window GGAGAATGTGGACAATGCACAGATAAAAGCAAAAAAATTTAAGACTGTCTATAATAATTTTGAATTGAATGAATCACGGAGTGATGCATTAGCAACTTACATTTTAGCAACTAAATGTTCTCATAGATCTTCTATGCGGCTAATTTGAGGCTCACCTGGCACAGGTAAAACTAAAACAGTTTCAGTAATTCTACATATGCTTCTGATGATGCGGGGACAACCGAGAATTCTTGCATGTGCTCCAACCAACACAGCTATCTTGCAATTGgcttctcatcttgtttgtctATTTGAGAAGTCCTCTCAAAGCAATTGTCATTCACTTGGTGACGTCCTTTTATTTGGTAATAAGGATCGTATTAAGGTAAATATTGATAGCGAGCtaacaaaaatatttttgacaaatCGTGTTATTGAGTTGTGTAAGTGCTTGTGTATGTTTGAACAATCTGTGCATGATCTCGTGGAGTTCCTAATCAATTGCACTTCTCATTTTCGAGCTGTCCCACGTGAAAGGACATttaaggagtttttttttactgaagCATTCAACACTTTAGTAAAATACGTTGCAACATATACTTCTACATTAATTGACCTCCTTCCAAAGTGTGTAATACACACTGGGATCTTGTATGCCAAAAGCTTTATAGACAGCTTGCAGAAGTTACTGtgtcaagatgatgatgaatctCTTACTAGAATCCTTGAGCATTCTGATAATCTTGATGGGCTGGGCAACCATGAGAAACATGTTATGCAGAATAAGCTTCAGTGTATTGATACCTTGAAGAAGCTTAGGTTTTACGAGAAGCATGGATCTTTAGAGGACATCTACTTGCAAAATGCAAAACTTGTATTTTGCACTCCTTGTATGTCGTCTAGGTTGCGCAAATGAGAATGCAACATCTTGATTATTGACGAGGAAGCCAACCTAAAAGAATGTGAATCAATGATCCGTCTTGCAATCAGAGGGATAAAACATGTCATGCTCATTGGGGATAACAAGCAGCTACAATCAATGGTAAAGAGCCTGGTATTTCTTCAGTATAAGATCATTTGAATGTAATGTTCCATGCTATTATTCTTATGTTTGTTACCAGTGGTTATTTCTGTACATCCATAGTAGCTCATACTTTCTCCTTGCTCCTAATTTCCTAATTTCTAGATTGCTAAAGAGGCTAAGTATGGATGAAGCCTCTTTGAGAGATTATGTGAAATTGGTTACTACAAGCACTTGCTAAATGTGCAATATAGAATGCACCCTTCCATCAGCCAGTTTCCAAATGAAAACTTTTATGATGGAAAAATTATAGATGGTCCAGATGCCAAGGACCATAACAACATTTATCTCCCTGGCAATATTTTTGGTGCTTATTCATTCATTCATCCATGTTGAAGATGGTATGAAAGAGCACATTGGTCAGAGTTCAAAAATATATGGTTGAGGCTGCTATAGCAGCCAATATTGTTGACAGACTTGCTGAAGGTATATCTAACCTTTTCAGCTTTCAAATAGCATGTACGTTTTCAGGGTTTCGTTAAATCTAATTCGTGTATCTTTGGTCTAAAACTACTGCAGCATGCTCCAACCAGAAGAAAAAACCAAAGTTGGTGTAATATCTCAATATGCAGCCCAAGTAACTGCTTTGCAAGAAAGAATTGGAAATTTTCAGTACCATGAGTTTCTCTATGTTAAAGTACACACTGCTGATTCATTTCAAGTGATGAGAAGGACATAATAATACTTTCAATAGTTAGATGCAATTATGGTGGGAATGTAGGCTTTCTCGATTCTGATAGGAGAGCTAATGTGGCCTTGACAAGAGCAAAGTAtgttgacttttttttttttggcagaggAACTGCCTTAATCCTTGGACAATTCAATATCCCACTACATTTtcatttaaataattatttttgtttccACATGAACTCCCTTTGGATCCTTGGACATGAAACAACTCTCCTTAACAGCAATTCAATATGGTGTAGTTTTGTCCAAGATGCGAAGAGATGTCAATGTTGCTTTAATGCTCGTGACGACAAATATCTAGCTAGAACAATCGATGAGCTTAAGGTTATGCAACCTTCTCAAGAAAGGCAAAAAAAATGCAGATATGGGTCATGACCAGCTTGCTAGTCCGTCTCCATCTTGATCAAGTCAGTGTGCTCTACATGCACAACTCGCAGGTGAGAACCCTGGCACAAGACCAGAAGTACCACGGGTCGGAGAGCCTGCACTGGCAGAAGGGGCTGCAGGGGCGGGAGTGCCCAGACAGGCAGTAGAGGCTACAGTGTTTCCATACGCTACATCACCTACAGTAGCCGTTGCTACAATGAAGGCTGGCAGGAGAAAGTTGGCAGTTGGTGGTGTTGTTTGTGGGAAAAGGTCACAGAGGAGccgttcctcaccaagcgaATACGAAAATCGAGCTTAAACTTACTCAAAGCTTCATCTTCTCTTACGGAGGCGAGGATGACATTCACAAACTTTTTAGGGTACTCTACAAGCTTGGGTGCAATCCGGATGACGTTCTAGCTATCTAGTagctccaagctccaagagtagcGAATGCGAATCGATGACAAACTCAGAtgctcaaaagatggatttatACTCACTAGTACTCAGTCTCACTTTCCCAACTCAACTCTCaaaatcttgcaagatttgatgtACTAGAAGAGTTATGAAGGCTATTGAATAACTAAGAATGTgtttgtctcgagttggttcaacaacaacaacacataaatagAGAGGGAGAGCGGGTATTTATACCATTCCAAAAAAATTGGcagttacaatattttttttaactgttACAGAGTATTTGGGttcaacctggagactccagaTTGTCGCTTTAACGCGTAATAGAGAGCTCTGTTAGGAACCCAACTCGAAGGGTTTAGATGACTGATAGATCCCGGAGTATACAGATTAACTCAAAGACTACGGGGAAaacacaaaagctctaaccgaACACCTTCTTCCGAAGTTggactcggagactctggctgACACATTAAAATCCGAAGTATCCGgatcaacccagagactccaagTCCGGTATTCGTGGGGAGACTTGTGTCTGTCTTCTTTAGTCTAAATAGGCACTTTGAGCACCTAGACATCTTCGAATCTATCTATACGTATCTATCTTGATAATACGACATACCTAGacttaaattcaaaaataaagtcaatttaaatctattgagtgactaaatgttgcttctcttttcttttgagagaCGCAAGTATCATTTAACTTCTTTGATGAGATTAAAACATGTctataattttaataaatttattagTCTCTTAATCATTTATCATCAAATATCCAAAACCCACTAGTTGCAATTTCAGTACTTAataacaaaataaatattttattaccTTTTTAACATACCTGTTCTTTGTACTATTATGTACTGATATTAGGCTATTGGATTGATTGTGGGGAGGGCTCGGCATGAGCAACCTTATGTGATATCATGttgcttgcttgtgagtgtGGCCGTTCAGTGGTCTTGCATGCtcgtggttgggatggtggatGAGGCCATgaggggaggaagaaggaggaagaggggaggaaggaggaagcaAGCGCGTAATGTTCTCTTCGTGTCTCAGTTAACGGTTGTTAGGCGGAAATGACACGGAAGAGATATAAAATTGTAACCAGTGGTATGTATAGTAAGTTAATTTTTTCAGTTGTACCGTAAGAATTCTCTCCTGATAATTCCATTTGTACAAAACGCAAGAATCCAGTGGATCAAGTTTttaaactagccattactgttcCTTTTCGCAAGAAAGGTTCAAGGCCCCCAAAAACGAAAAGTTAGACGTATCACGATGGTTGTACCTAGCAGCAACACGGGAGCCCAAAACGCAGTTACGCACTCAAATGACTAAACCACCCTTGTTGCGCTTATCCACTCGAGCCCCTCCCCACTACAACCATCCTAGTTTCCCTCGTAAATCCCTCACAACCTCAGGGGCAGCATAACAGGTATTAGAGCATACATCCTCAATCCTGAAATAGAGACTTTGTATTTTAGAAACACCAATTCGAATACTATTATAGGATTTTAGAAGATGCACGTGTTTCACCTATTCAATAATACtatcttataaaaaaatttggttCCCATTACAACGCATTGGCATTCAATTAGGGTGTATTTGGTTGCAAAAGAGGGGTTACATCGTATAGACTGGCTGAGTGAAAACAGTCTGAGGAGTCATATAGCTCATGAGAAGTGTATTTGGTTGGCTGCATGAGCGGATGTAGTGAACCTAAATGTGTTTGATTGTCTATATGAGTGGAAGCAATGATCTTGTGACATGAGATTGATGAGTGGATCCTATTAATATTGTAGCTCATACAACCTATATCTACCTAGTCTAGATGCGAGTGAAGTTCGATTTGGACGTATCGTATAACAAGGATAACTCATGCAGACTTTATCAGCCATGTAGGCAATCAAACAGACTTTTGCATGAAAATATACGAGCAAATGCAAGTTTCTCGTATATGCAGGCTCGGATGCAGCAGACCAAACAGATCCTTAATATGTTTATCAATGTAATTACCTCATTTTCATATGTTCATAATTCCTAATTATTTCCAAGGACACTTAGAACCACCACGCTGATGATTCGAGCTCCTACCCTCGCCGAATCGAGCTCCATATGATGGACTTAGCTAGCTCAATAGCAACGCGAATTAGCTGATGAATAGATTGTTGGTACAGTTTGATTTAATTTTCTAATGAAATAATtagataaatcctcatttttaATGATTATTGCTATTAGATTGGTTGGCAGGAGAGCTTGGCATGAGCGGCCTTGCGACATTAGGTTGCTTGCTTGCGAGTGCGGGTTTTTGGTGGTCTTGCGTGCTCGTGATTAGGAAGGTGAGTGATTAGGAAGAAGATAAAATGAAGGGGCGTAATGGTCTTTTCGTGTCTCAGTTAACAGTCGTCAAGTGAAAATAGCACGGAAAGGATAGGAAATTTCAACCAGTAACTTGTAAAAGAGCTGAAGTTTTTAATGGCATATGAGGAAAGAGTATAACTTTAGTATTATAGAAGGAATTCTCTCTTCAACGTTATATTTgtaatacttaaaaaaatacatacaaaTTTCTGTTTCGCTCGTCTGACGTTTCGCTCATGAAAATCCTACTCGCCCTTGCATTATGCTTCGCTCCCCGTGTGGGCCATCGTCACACGCTCCTGTGCCTTTGCTCCCACACGCTGCAGCTTGCTCCTGTGTGCTACTGCTCGCTGACACGTGCACTCCTATATGGACCCGCTTCTCACGTGCTAGCATGCGCTCCCGTATTACTACTGCGATACATCATATTAAACATTCGTTTGgcaaatagaaaaggaaataaTATCTCACTGAAACAGGAACAAAATTTAACCTTAATTATCCATCTCTCTTCCACCTTTCGATCCTAACTATCTATTCATTTTTCTTTAGCTATCCCATCCCTCTTTTCCTAGTTTTCAAACGCCCCTTAAGTTTTCAAACTCGCCATTATTGTTCCTCTGGGCAAGAAAGGTTCAAGCCCCCCTCCCAAAAACAAAAAGTTTGACGTACCACGATGGTCGTACCTAGCGGCAACGCGGGAGCCCGACGCAGTTACACGCTCAAATGACCAAACTACCCTCGTCGCGCTTATCCACTCGAGCCCCTCCCCTCCACAACCGTTCCGGTTCCCCTCGTAAATCCCCCACAATCTTTGGGGGCAGCACGGTAATCACGACCCACGCGGTCCCCACCATCGTCCCGCCGCCCATAACTTCTCGTCTCGTCTCGTCCCCGGCTCCGATTTCTCGTCGCGCCCCTTCCAAAATATCGCCCACGATCCCcacctctcctccttcctcacCTCGCCGGCGCGCAGTGGAGATCCATCCGGGTTTGGATCGGGCTCTTCGTTCGCTGGTAAGGAAGCCCTGGCTCGGTTGGATGTGTTTGTGGATCGTTCGTTTTGTTCTGCGGTGTCGTTTCCTTGCTGCGAGGACTCGAATCCAAGCAATTTCGTTCTGAACTGGATGCCCCAATCAATCAGTCTGTTCTGAACTTCTTCGATGTGAAGCGGAGTGTTAATGGCAGTTTGTTTTCCAATTATACGAACCCCCATTCCCCGTTAGGTAGCCCCTGTTTCAAGCAATCTGATCGCGAAGGGGTTAATAATCTCGCCGCATTTCACGAAGATATATTCTTCAACTGCTATTTAAACATTTCAATCACTCGCGCGTGGTGTTCATCTTCGTCTGCGATTTGCGAATGTCGCTTCGTTCGCGAATTCGAACCTTCTAGAGAAGATCTCCGCGTCTTGTTGCCGCACGGGCTGTCTGTGACGCGTTAGATTTGTACCCTTGCATGAGTCATCGCTTTCGTTTTTCCTTTACTTTGTTTGGTACTAGCTGCTACTGTTCGATCACCTTTTTTGCATTGTTCACGTGTTTGGTACTTTGCTGTATGTAGACTTACCAGCGATGCATCTTGGGTAAATTTCACATGCTACTAATGTTGCCCCTTTTTACCGAATTCGGTTTTAAGCAAAACTGGTGAAACTCGGATTATGTGGAATAGGGTAGAAAAAGTAAGTTGATTGCCCTTTGTGGCTCGTAAAGTAGTAAGCTGTAATTGAATGTAGAAATCAACGCATGTCAGGGGTCCCAAATAGGCTGTTAGTTCTATGTTTTGCTCCTTAGAATTACTTTCTTGTTTGCATCTGTTGCACGAAATGAGGAACCGATGCATATGTTCATATATGACCAATGGTTAGCCTGCTGAGTTACTGTTTGGAGGGTGACATTATCTCCACTGCCAAGTATTGAAGCAAAGTTTTCTTTTACTCCTCCATTGCAGATTTTTCGATGCACCTTAAATTAAAAATGCTTGGGTCTGAAACCTATCTACCCTTTTTTCTCGCCAAAGATGGTCTCAGCCAACATATATCAATGATGGCAATGTGTCGCTGAATCTTGCTGGAGCCGCAATAAGCATGACAGTTGTGCAAAAGATGCTTAATCATTCATGCTGTGACTCCCTCGAATGGAACTTTCTTCTTCTGATGCTATTGTGTATAGGCGAGCCTAGTGTGAGGTGACTGCAATGAATTTTAGAGGTGGTGAGGGATCTAAGGTGCGGAGTTCCTTTTGTGTTCAGTGATTCTTGGCAAGAGCTCTTTGGTGGAGTTAACAATCATGGAAAGGTGAGTAGTAATCATTTTGACTATTCTATATCATATGGTGTGTGCACTTAATGCGGACGTTACTTCCTATTTCTTGCAGGTATAAATTAGTAAGGGAGATAGGTGATGGAACTTGTGGAAATGTTTTCATGGCTTATCATGTAGAAACAACTGAAATTGTAAGTGCCAGAACTCACCAATTAAAACTTGTTGCAGTCATTTGGAACTTTTATGCTTCAGTATACCAAACTGGAACTTTCTAGCATCGTACATCCCAGAATTTATGTACAATTTTCAATCCTGTGTGCACGGTTTTAAGGTCTCGTTATCACCAATAATTCATTCTACCCTATTGCGAAGAGCATTTTAATTAAACTCAGCTGACACGAATAGGTATGACCCCTTTTGTTGACTAActtttttaatgttttgttgGCTCTATCCAGGTTGCTGTTAAAAAAATGAAGAGAAAGTTTTACCAATGGGAAGAATGTGTTAGCCTGCGAGAAGTAAAggtattttgttttgtttgtgctGGATGTATCATATACGCGCAAAAGACACTGTTTTGCAACTTGGTTTCCTTAACAATGAACTGTCCTTCTGTAGGCTCTTCAGAAACTAATTCACCCTAACATTGTGAAGCTGAAGGAGGTGACTATGGAAAACCATGAGCTGTTCTTCATCTTTGAACACATGGTTGGTCCTTTACTACTGGCATACTTTTTTACCACATTTGCCATTTGAAAAGACATATAAAGAAAAGGATATTTTACTATGCTATTGCCACACACTGCTGAGATGATGCTGGTTTTTCTGTTGGCTTGCATCAGAATGATAATAATATAGTGACATGAACACACTCTTGTCAATGTAGTGTGTATGCGCATTGGCgtatcaacaacaacaacaacagcttttgtcccaagcaagttgcggtaggctagagatgaaacccacaatatccaactaaaaagatgatgctaaagcaataatgataataaaggtactagtaatagtaataaAATGAAAGTATAACGGTATAAGGAgattgatgcataagttatggttcctagagatgaaacccacaagatccaaacaataatgataatggAGATATTAGtaatagtagcaaaataaaagtaataacggtataaGGAGATTGATGTGTATGTTATGGTTCTGGCACATTGGCATATATTAACCACAAAATCAGTTTGCATATGTTTCTTCAATAAATGAGTGAACCAATGTTATTTCCTTAGAATTGTTATGTATTATAGCTTATTCAGTGAGATATGTCAATTTGCATATGTTTCTTCACTAAAATGAGTGAATTAATGTTGTTTCCTTAGAATTTTGATAGTACATCAGAATTTTGATGTACTATAGCTTATTCAGTGAGAGATGTAAGCTGCTTCTGTCAGCTGGAGCTTTGGATTTTTCTAAGCTGCTTTTCTTACCTGGAActaactgttttttttttctgtagttTGTTTGGTGCTGAAGTGTCAACTGATTTTTCTTTTCAGGAATGTAATTTGTATGATGTCATAAGAGAAAGGCAAGTTGCTTTCTCTGAAGGGGATATACGGAATTTTATGGTCCAAATACTGCAAGGTCTTGCATATATGCATAGTAATGGATATTTCCACCGTGATCTGAAACCTGGTAATTTGGTTGGTCTTTATCATGTCGGACTTATGCTatccctatacatgcaaaaaTTAATTGGAATTTTCTGGTTGCTTAGAAAATTTGTTGGTGACAAATGGTATTGTTAAAATTGCTGACTTCGGGTTGGCAAGAGAAGTATCTTCCAGTCCTCCCTACACTGATTATGTTTCCACCAGATGGTGAGTTCATGTATGAAATTTGAAATGTGCTCTTTTTATATCTATTGAATATGTGACTAACACTTTAAGATTATCTATATTCTTTAGGTATCGGGCTCCAGAGGTGCTGCTGCAATCTTCAGCTTACACACCTGCTGTTGGTGATTTCCTTTTGTCCCTGTCCTGACTTAAGTGCCTTTcgtatttatttgatttatcCAACATCACATAATTCCATCTCAACAAGGAACAAACAATATCATGTTCTTTTTCTCAAAATGcttatttttgtttatttttgtttttctagcTTCCACTCATGGGCATTTATTAGTGAATGATGTCACCATTAATAGACGTGCACTTTCACAGATATGTGGGCTGTCGGTGCGATTTTGGCTGAGCTTTTTACATTGTCACCGCTTTTCCCTGGTGAAAGGTAAAACTGTGGCGCTGATGTTTTGTGTACAATTGCTGTACTGTTCTGCAGTTATCTGTATTAGGTATCATGCATTTATTGTGACCTGGTCTTACGCATATATGCTACCTGCATGCCATGTTTAATCATCACTCTTTAGTTTTGCTGAAGCGAACGGTCTTATGGAATATGGATAGCTTGCCATTAGCCAGGCAGTTTCACACCACACTTTCAGTTATCCTTCGGATACCAGTTTAAAGACCTTACATATAATTGTTTTGGAATTATGTTTTGCTCATTTCATTTTTGGCTCATTCTCTGCTTGCATTTTCCATTTATGCTATTAGCCTTGCCTGATTGATGCTGTTCAACTGTTGGAGCTCAAGTTAATAAACCTTGCACCTAAATTTTCTTAAGCCCACTCGAGCCTTTGTAAAAAAAAGGGACCATATTTGCATTGATTTTGATATTGTAGTGATTTTACATTGCTTTTCTGTTGTTTTATTTGATCGCAGTGAGACGGATCAGCTTTACAAAATATGCACTGTGCTTGGGACCCCAGATTGTACTGTCTGGCCAGAGGGAATGAACCTGCCTCGTTCAAGtagcttcaacttttttcaggTGAAATGAGTTCCATCTGCAGTCATTGAACTAAATGTTTTCCGGGCACCGATTGTTGTCCTTTTTGACAGATTCCCCCAAGGAATTTATGGGAGCTTATTCCTAATGCTTCTTTGGAAGCTGTTGACTTGATCCAGGTACATTGACAAACTTTGCTCTATGTTCTTTGGTTATGGAACGAAGTTAGGGTTTATTTAAGTATAAATCTCCTACTTTATATGCTGTGgataatctaattttgttgCTTCATGTTTAACCAGTGATAATTCTCAATATTAACATGGTACCCTTTTGCTGTCATTTTGATAGCAACTTTGTTCCTGGGATCCACGAAGGAGGCCAACTGCTGAGGAAGCACTACAACATCCCTTCTTTAATGTACTGATTTACTCGTTGAGTTGTCTCTGGGTACATTTCCTTTCATTTCCAGTGTACCTGACTCTTGTGAGTTGTCTAGGTGTGCAACTGGGTACCAAGACCTGTCCATGATGCTTTccatacaaaaacaaatgaatctagTGAGTCTTTTTTATCACAACTAATTTTCACAACATTTCTAAACTTTTTGTAAGAAAACTTATTTTAGACTGATACCCTTTCTTCAACTTTTACAGGAGCACATCCAAGATTGGAACTGAACCTGTGGAATTTCAGCACAGAACCTGATGACTGTTTCCTTGATTTAACTCTCAGTCTGAAGCCAAGTTTTCCTGGAACAGGTGCATGGATATTTTATCCCTGTCAAATTCGTCTTTGGTTCTAATATACTGTTTGCTATTGGTTGGAATAGCATACTGAGCTTCAAAAATAGAAATTGGCCATGGACTGTTAACTTTTGATTAATTGTCTCTAATGGTTTGGAGACGGGTTTCCACCCCTATCATTACTAGCCTGTTGATTTGGCAGCTGGTTTTTGTTTGCAGACCTTACTAACGATGTTCCACAACGTGCAGAAGAGGTGAAATACGATTTGAGTGTTTGTGTAAACGATATGATAATGCAACGGGTGTTATCCTGATATTTGCTATTTTAACACGCAGGAAATTCTACTGTACTCAGGATTTGAGAAGACCCCTGTGAAGTCAGGTACGTCCATTCCACTCCGTTGTCATATATTGTGTTTTTATGACTTAATATTCGTCCTATGTTACATTGAACTAACTTGGCACAAGTACTTAGATGTCATTTTCTATGAAATCATGATAATTCGTTGCTCAAAGGTAGCTTCTCTGTAACAGGTTTTTGGCCCCTCGTTTCATCAGATCGTCCCATTGGTGATGTTCCAGCCATGCCATCCTGGCCACAGGCATATATGGTTGACAGGTAAACATCGACATATTCAGCGTTCGTCCTTTGCTAATTGATATAACCTCTTTCGAAGCCTAATCACTGTGAACGTTGTTTCTGTCTTCCAGCCAAGCCTCGTTGCCAGGATTCTCCGTTTCTCCATTCGGGTTGTCCTTACAGCCGAATCTGATGGAGAACCATTCGTTGGCACCTATCCGGCAGGTCAATTTCTTCTGACCGAAACACAAATTAACAGATTGAACATTCATACGTTCCTTCCGTTCTTGATACGTTCAGCTTGGTCATTTATACACTGGACTCAAATAAATGGCGGCAGTAGAGGAAATGTATATATACTATTCGTAGCTCTTTgactttcttctcttcttctggTTATTCCACATTATGTACATAACAACATGAACATCTCCGAAACATTTTTGTTACGATGTTCGATATGGATTAGCGATGACTGACGAGTTCCTGAGCATCTATTTATGTGTGTTCTTGTTTGTATATGCTGCTATAGTGTTATCGAGGCATTTTCACGGATAACGTCCcagagttaaaaaaaactgtATGATATTGACCTGACAGTTTTGATATTGTTGCCATGACATGTAAGCGATGCGAAGCATTGATGGCGCGAAGGATGGACGGTGCCGGCAGCCGAGCCGTGCGGACTGACGCGGCGGAAAGGCTGGGAAAGGAGTGAAGCGCGCGTACCGTTTCGTACGAGCTGGCTGCCGCTGATAGGGAGGGGGTGGCATGACACATCACATCACATTGCCAAACAAGCTTTGCTGGTAGAGTTCAGGATGGATGGACGGATGCAGCGGGAGGCCTTGCCCCGTCGTGTTTCTGAGCTGGCCTGCCTCCCGCCGAGAGTCTGATCAGAGTCGACACTGACTGGAAGTTACCTGTCGGGACATAAAGCCTAGGGCCGGTTCATGCGTAGCTCAACTCTAGAGGGTGACTGAAGAGCACTGACTCGAGTGAAGAGTGTTTCCCGAAAGAAAATCAGGGCACAACTCTTTCCCAAATAAACACAGCAGTGGATAAAATAAACACAACAGTAGATACTAGTACTGTTAGTAACATGCTAGGCTtacttttcttaaaaaaagaagagagaatcgtTCAGCCTGAAAGTATAATTTGGATGTGAAGCTGTTTGCTTTTGGGCAAAGGAAAGTGCAGAGGCGAAAGGAAAACAAGATGGATGTTTCTGGGTTGGCTGGTATCACGTGGTGTAGATACAGTGGAGTATCAAATTGCTGCCTGAACAAGTCATTGATagtactctttttttctcaaataaatgatattttaaaatataaatattaagttaaaagataaaataatcatattatctttttttaatatcattaaTCGTAtgagaaataaaatttatattggGAACAAAGTAACTTAATGAAAGAGTAAGAGCATCTCTAAAACCCCTCTATATGTCTCTCTATAGTTAAATTTAGAGATGGGGGATAAGCTCCAACAGATTATATATTTGCCTCTTAAACTTATTGACTCCTATTCAGCACCTGTCGCTCGCTACTTATGGTGATGGGCATCGGCTCCGTCCCGCGCCCCTCTTCCTGTGCGAGCAGCCTGTCGTCCCACACCAGCCTAGCCATTCTCTCTTGTGACAGTGTCATCCACCTCGTCGATTCGGCCGTGTAGCTCGTGTTCGGGAGCTTCTTCCCTGTCACCGAGCTTAAGCTCTGCCACCACCCCTCTGTCGATCTATTGCCATGAGCCGAGCCAGCCCATGGTGAGCATGTTGATGCTCGTgcctctctccttttcccccCTGTGACCCCTCATGTGCGACATCAATGCTGTTTATGGAGGCTCCATCGAACGACGTTGAAGTTGGACGAGGTGGCTCCTGCTCCTGTCCCGAGAGTGACAAAGATGGAAACGGCCATCAACTCCAAGTCCAGCGAGGTGGTGGATTTAGGTGGAGAGATGAGAGGAGACTTAGATCTCGTGGTTGCTCTGTTGTGTGTGTGGAGGAGTTCGGGAGAGAGATGGGCTGATGGCTAGGGTCTACCCACCAATGAGATACAAGAGGGAGCTGTTGGATTACAGGGATTAAGGTATAGAGAGTCTGTTGAAGAGTGTAGCAAT of Phragmites australis chromosome 3, lpPhrAust1.1, whole genome shotgun sequence contains these proteins:
- the LOC133910838 gene encoding LOW QUALITY PROTEIN: probable helicase MAGATAMA 3 (The sequence of the model RefSeq protein was modified relative to this genomic sequence to represent the inferred CDS: inserted 1 base in 1 codon; deleted 2 bases in 2 codons; substituted 1 base at 1 genomic stop codon), with the translated sequence MVLCLGYIGRATREWRECNILIIDEEANLKECESMIRLAIRGIKHVMLIGDNKQLQSMVKSLIAKEAKYGXSLFERLCEIGYYKHLLNVQYRMHPSISQFPNENFYDGKIIDGPDAKDHNNIYLPGNIFGAYHSFIHVEDGMKEHIGQSSKYMVEAAIAANIVDRLAEGCSMLQPEEKTKVGVISQYAAQVTALQERIGNFQYHEFLYVKVHTADSFQXDEKDIIILSIVRCNYGGNVGFLDSDRRANVALTRAKYALWILGHETTLLNSNSIWCSFVQDAKRCQCCFNARDDKYLARTIDELKVRTLAQDQKYHGSESLHWQKGLQGRECPDRQ
- the LOC133913767 gene encoding cyclin-dependent kinase F-3-like isoform X1; protein product: MERYKLVREIGDGTCGNVFMAYHVETTEIVAVKKMKRKFYQWEECVSLREVKALQKLIHPNIVKLKEVTMENHELFFIFEHMECNLYDVIRERQVAFSEGDIRNFMVQILQGLAYMHSNGYFHRDLKPENLLVTNGIVKIADFGLAREVSSSPPYTDYVSTRWYRAPEVLLQSSAYTPAVDMWAVGAILAELFTLSPLFPGESETDQLYKICTVLGTPDCTVWPEGMNLPRSSSFNFFQIPPRNLWELIPNASLEAVDLIQQLCSWDPRRRPTAEEALQHPFFNVCNWVPRPVHDAFHTKTNESRAHPRLELNLWNFSTEPDDCFLDLTLSLKPSFPGTDLTNDVPQRAEEEILLYSGFEKTPVKSGFWPLVSSDRPIGDVPAMPSWPQAYMVDSQASLPGFSVSPFGLSLQPNLMENHSLAPIRQRCEALMARRMDGAGSRAVRTDAAERLGKE
- the LOC133913767 gene encoding cyclin-dependent kinase F-3-like isoform X2 encodes the protein MERYKLVREIGDGTCGNVFMAYHVETTEIVAVKKMKRKFYQWEECVSLREVKALQKLIHPNIVKLKEVTMENHELFFIFEHMECNLYDVIRERQVAFSEGDIRNFMVQILQGLAYMHSNGYFHRDLKPENLLVTNGIVKIADFGLAREVSSSPPYTDYVSTRWYRAPEVLLQSSAYTPAVDMWAVGAILAELFTLSPLFPGESETDQLYKICTVLGTPDCTVWPEGMNLPRSSSFNFFQIPPRNLWELIPNASLEAVDLIQQLCSWDPRRRPTAEEALQHPFFNVCNWVPRPVHDAFHTKTNESRAHPRLELNLWNFSTEPDDCFLDLTLSLKPSFPGTDLTNDVPQRAEEEILLYSGFEKTPVKSGFWPLVSSDRPIGDVPAMPSWPQAYMVDSQASLPGFSVSPFGLSLQPNLMENHSLAPIRQVNFF